The following are from one region of the Vicinamibacterales bacterium genome:
- a CDS encoding DHHA1 domain-containing protein codes for MTQRLYYEDPYLREFDAALVDTVSHDGRTALVLDRSAFYPTSGGQPFDVGMFGDVRVLEVVEADDGRVLHVVDRAPSATRLHGTIDWPRRFDHMQQHTGQHVLSAAFARLFDVRTESFHMGLEYSTIDLAREVSAAEIARAEDEANRIVWEDRPVAIRFAAAAEAAALGLRKESKRGGMLRLIDVEGFDLSACGGTHVSRTGAIGIVAISAVERVRGGSRITFLCGGRALAGFHTLRDAVAGSVRALSVLPAELPAAIERLQSEGKDLRKQIKDLQTKAAVHEADALADAAETIGSARLVAAALPGWDAAGLKSIASRVVERPGHVAVLLGSPSPAPLVVARAGDLPLDASAVLRGLVERHGGKGGGRPELAQGGGLTAPADAILQSARELTRISK; via the coding sequence ATGACTCAACGCCTCTATTACGAAGACCCGTACCTGCGCGAGTTCGACGCGGCGCTGGTCGACACCGTGTCGCATGACGGGCGCACTGCGCTCGTGCTCGATCGGTCCGCCTTCTATCCGACCTCGGGCGGGCAGCCGTTCGACGTCGGCATGTTCGGCGACGTGCGCGTGCTCGAGGTCGTCGAGGCGGACGACGGGCGGGTGCTGCACGTGGTCGATCGGGCGCCCTCCGCGACCCGGCTGCACGGCACGATCGACTGGCCGCGGCGGTTCGATCACATGCAGCAGCACACCGGGCAGCACGTGCTGTCCGCGGCGTTCGCGCGGCTGTTCGACGTCCGGACCGAGAGCTTTCACATGGGGCTCGAGTACTCGACGATCGACCTGGCGCGCGAAGTCTCGGCCGCGGAGATCGCCAGGGCGGAAGATGAGGCCAACCGCATCGTGTGGGAGGATCGTCCGGTCGCGATCAGGTTCGCCGCCGCCGCGGAGGCAGCCGCGCTCGGGCTGCGCAAGGAATCGAAGCGCGGCGGCATGCTGCGGCTGATCGACGTGGAGGGCTTCGATCTCTCGGCGTGCGGCGGCACACACGTGTCACGCACCGGAGCGATCGGCATCGTCGCGATCTCGGCGGTGGAGCGCGTCCGCGGCGGCTCGCGCATCACCTTTCTGTGCGGCGGCCGCGCGCTCGCGGGATTCCACACCCTCCGCGATGCGGTCGCCGGCAGCGTACGGGCGCTGTCGGTGCTGCCGGCGGAACTGCCGGCGGCGATCGAGCGGCTCCAGTCGGAGGGGAAGGATCTGCGCAAGCAGATCAAGGATCTGCAGACGAAGGCGGCGGTCCACGAGGCCGATGCGCTGGCCGACGCAGCGGAAACGATCGGCAGCGCACGGCTCGTTGCGGCGGCGCTGCCCGGATGGGATGCGGCCGGCCTCAAGAGCATCGCATCCCGCGTGGTCGAACGCCCGGGCCACGTCGCGGTGCTGCTGGGCAGTCCGTCGCCGGCCCCGCTCGTGGTTGCGCGAGCCGGGGACCTGCCGCTGGATGCCTCGGCGGTCTTGCGCGGCCTCGTCGAGCGGCACGGCGGCAAGGGCGGCGGCCGCCCCGAGCTGGCGCAGGGCGGCGGCCTGACGGCACCCGCGGACGCGATCCTTCAGTCGGCGCGCGAGCTGACTAGAATAAGCAAGTGA
- a CDS encoding ArsC/Spx/MgsR family protein — MDINKNPPSRAFLEQHVDAQRFLDFVSTRSPVFKARPLPASKKEAIDLMMENPNLIKRPILVRGSRATFGFDKTAYGA; from the coding sequence ATCGACATCAACAAGAACCCGCCGAGCCGCGCCTTCCTCGAGCAGCACGTCGACGCGCAGCGCTTCCTCGACTTCGTGAGCACGCGCAGTCCGGTGTTCAAAGCGCGGCCGCTGCCCGCGTCGAAGAAGGAGGCGATCGATTTGATGATGGAGAACCCGAACCTGATCAAGCGGCCCATCCTGGTTCGCGGTTCCAGAGCGACCTTCGGCTTCGACAAGACGGCGTATGGCGCGTGA
- a CDS encoding DUF4340 domain-containing protein produces MKGLRSFVVLLAVAAALGGFLWYDSTRAPDAGSKQEKVFAGVDADKIEQVTVTSAAGEKTTVQKQGSAWQVTAPAAAPADEAELSGITSNLASLEVQRVVDEQASDFKEYGLEPANVTVAFKAAGKEQTLLLGNKTPTGGDMYARLPSSPRVFLVSSFLETTFNKSTFDLRDKTVLKLDREKVERVEVQTADRTVTFVKQGADWRITSPIEARADFGAVEGIIGRLNTSPMKSIEAGDASDPKLLARFGLDKPAATVRVTSGSSQAGLAIGKSAAEGTVYARDLSRPLIFTVESGLADDLKKAPDEFRIKDLFDARAFNTTRIEVARQGRTLAFEKDKDVWKQVTPAARAADAAKVDALLSALTGTRANGFETKLAAAGLDAPEIVATLKFEDGKKEEKVTFARKGADAFARREGDTAAAKIDASTLDGIIKAFDALK; encoded by the coding sequence ATGAAGGGCCTCCGCTCCTTTGTGGTTCTGCTGGCCGTCGCCGCCGCGCTGGGCGGCTTCCTCTGGTACGACTCGACGCGCGCGCCGGACGCCGGATCGAAGCAGGAAAAGGTCTTCGCCGGCGTCGACGCCGACAAGATCGAGCAGGTCACGGTGACCTCGGCCGCGGGTGAAAAGACGACGGTACAGAAGCAGGGATCGGCATGGCAGGTGACCGCGCCGGCGGCGGCGCCGGCCGACGAGGCCGAGCTCTCCGGGATCACGTCGAATCTGGCGTCGCTGGAGGTGCAGCGGGTCGTCGACGAGCAGGCGAGCGACTTCAAGGAGTACGGGCTGGAGCCGGCCAACGTCACGGTCGCCTTCAAGGCGGCGGGCAAGGAACAGACGCTGCTCCTCGGCAACAAGACACCCACCGGCGGCGACATGTATGCGCGGCTGCCCTCGTCGCCGCGCGTGTTCCTCGTGTCGTCCTTCCTCGAGACGACGTTCAACAAGAGCACGTTCGACCTGCGCGACAAGACCGTGCTCAAGCTCGATCGCGAGAAGGTGGAACGCGTCGAGGTGCAGACCGCCGATCGGACGGTGACCTTCGTCAAGCAGGGGGCGGACTGGCGGATCACCTCGCCGATCGAGGCGCGCGCCGATTTCGGCGCCGTGGAAGGGATCATCGGGCGGCTGAACACGTCGCCGATGAAGTCGATCGAAGCCGGCGACGCCAGCGATCCGAAACTGCTCGCCAGGTTCGGGCTCGACAAACCGGCCGCCACGGTGCGCGTCACCTCCGGCAGCTCGCAGGCGGGTCTCGCCATCGGCAAGAGCGCCGCGGAAGGCACCGTCTACGCGCGCGATCTCTCGCGGCCGCTGATCTTCACGGTCGAGAGCGGCCTCGCCGACGACCTCAAGAAGGCGCCCGACGAGTTCCGCATCAAGGATCTGTTCGACGCCCGCGCCTTCAACACGACGCGGATTGAAGTCGCCCGCCAGGGACGGACGCTCGCGTTCGAGAAGGACAAGGACGTGTGGAAGCAGGTGACGCCGGCCGCCAGGGCGGCAGACGCCGCCAAGGTCGACGCGCTGCTGTCGGCGCTGACCGGCACCCGCGCCAACGGCTTCGAGACGAAGCTCGCGGCGGCCGGCCTCGACGCGCCGGAGATCGTCGCCACGCTCAAGTTCGAGGACGGCAAGAAAGAGGAAAAGGTCACGTTCGCGAGGAAGGGGGCGGACGCGTTCGCCCGGCGCGAAGGAGACACGGCGGCGGCGAAAATCGACGCCTCGACCCTGGACGGCATCATCAAAGCGTTCGACGCATTGAAATAG
- a CDS encoding DUF2157 domain-containing protein — MDLNWRRDVDRWRAAGVIDAETAARIQAFEQSRAGSTRLRWPILIALAFGAVMIAGGILLFVAANWDALSPASRFGLVLLLVSIFHVAGAVAAEPFPAMSQALHGIGTVALGAGIALSGQIFNLEEHWPGGIMLWAAGAALAWAVLRHTAQLALVAVLVPAWLMGEWMLAIEDRARLGIIGVGHAAEVATSGALLLALTYLSAVAADKATRSRRMLMWIGGVGGAMAAVVFAGVNMGSPNDPRPDLTLLWIAGWTIAFAAPLLLAAALRGRDAWTNAIAAVWVGAMVFVPGLDRGVATFGWWALGAVGLIAWGVRDGRVERINLGAAGFAVTVLAFYFSRVMDKLGRSAALLILGLLFLGGGWALERMRRQLVARTREDR, encoded by the coding sequence ATGGACCTCAACTGGAGACGCGACGTCGATCGCTGGCGCGCCGCCGGCGTGATCGACGCCGAGACGGCGGCGCGGATTCAGGCGTTCGAGCAGTCGCGCGCGGGATCGACCCGCCTGCGCTGGCCGATCCTGATTGCGCTCGCCTTCGGCGCCGTGATGATCGCCGGCGGCATCCTGCTCTTCGTGGCGGCCAACTGGGACGCGCTGTCACCGGCGAGCCGCTTCGGGCTGGTTCTGCTGCTGGTGTCCATCTTCCACGTCGCGGGCGCGGTTGCGGCAGAGCCGTTCCCCGCGATGTCGCAGGCGCTGCACGGCATCGGCACCGTCGCGCTCGGCGCCGGGATCGCGCTGAGCGGGCAGATCTTCAATCTCGAGGAACACTGGCCGGGCGGCATCATGCTCTGGGCGGCTGGCGCGGCGCTGGCCTGGGCGGTACTGCGGCACACGGCGCAACTGGCGCTGGTCGCGGTACTCGTGCCGGCATGGCTGATGGGCGAATGGATGCTCGCCATCGAGGACAGAGCGCGGCTCGGGATCATCGGCGTCGGCCACGCCGCCGAGGTCGCGACATCGGGAGCGCTCCTGCTGGCGCTGACGTATTTGAGCGCCGTCGCCGCCGACAAGGCGACGCGCTCGCGGCGCATGCTGATGTGGATTGGCGGCGTCGGCGGAGCCATGGCGGCGGTCGTGTTCGCCGGCGTCAACATGGGCTCGCCGAACGACCCGCGGCCTGACCTCACGCTGCTGTGGATCGCGGGCTGGACGATCGCCTTCGCCGCCCCGCTGCTTCTGGCGGCGGCGCTGCGCGGGCGCGACGCCTGGACGAACGCGATCGCCGCTGTCTGGGTGGGTGCGATGGTGTTCGTGCCCGGTCTCGATCGCGGCGTGGCGACGTTCGGCTGGTGGGCGCTTGGCGCGGTCGGCCTGATCGCCTGGGGCGTCCGCGACGGCCGGGTCGAACGGATCAACCTCGGCGCGGCCGGCTTTGCCGTGACCGTCCTCGCCTTCTATTTCTCCCGCGTGATGGACAAGCTCGGACGGTCCGCCGCGCTCCTGATCCTCGGACTGCTGTTTCTCGGCGGCGGCTGGGCGCTCGAACGCATGCGCCGGCAGCTGGTCGCGCGCACCCGCGAGGACCGATGA
- a CDS encoding radical SAM protein has protein sequence MVRRAMLTVNEIFHSIQGESTHTGRPCVFVRLTGCDLRCSWCDTPYAFTEGRRMTVDDVVERVREYGCDVVEITGGEPLLQKEVYRLMERLLDDGRTVMIETGGHLSADAVPAGVVRVIDIKCPGSGESAKMHWPNLERLRSSDELKFVIKDRADYEFARDVVARHDLLARCAAVLFSPVHGVLEAKQLAEWILADRLPVRLQLQAHKYIWAPDTRGV, from the coding sequence ATGGTTCGGCGGGCCATGCTGACGGTCAACGAGATCTTTCATTCGATCCAGGGGGAATCGACCCACACCGGGCGTCCGTGCGTCTTCGTCCGCCTGACCGGCTGCGACCTGCGCTGCTCGTGGTGCGACACCCCGTACGCGTTCACCGAAGGGCGCAGGATGACCGTGGACGACGTCGTCGAGCGGGTGCGCGAGTATGGCTGCGACGTCGTGGAGATCACCGGCGGCGAACCCCTGCTCCAGAAGGAGGTCTACCGCCTGATGGAGCGGTTGCTGGACGACGGACGCACCGTGATGATCGAGACCGGCGGGCACCTGAGCGCCGACGCCGTGCCGGCCGGGGTGGTCCGCGTCATCGACATCAAGTGCCCCGGCAGCGGCGAGTCGGCGAAGATGCACTGGCCGAACCTGGAGCGGCTCCGCTCCTCGGACGAGCTGAAATTCGTGATCAAGGATCGCGCCGACTACGAATTCGCCCGGGACGTCGTCGCCCGCCACGATCTGCTGGCGCGGTGTGCGGCGGTGCTGTTCTCGCCGGTGCACGGCGTGCTCGAGGCGAAGCAGCTCGCCGAATGGATTCTCGCCGACCGTCTTCCGGTGCGTCTGCAACTGCAGGCCCACAAGTACATCTGGGCGCCGGATACGCGCGGCGTTTGA
- the queC gene encoding 7-cyano-7-deazaguanine synthase QueC has translation MKRGAVVLLSGGLDSYTAGAIAGSDGYTLYALTVHYGQVHAHEIECARRAAAALGAVRHLELDVPLSRIGGSALVGDGVVPKDRPLEAAGIPSTYVPARNTVLLSLAMAWAEVAGAEAIVIGVNALDYSGYPDCRPEYLEAFERLAALATKAGAEGRPLRILAPLLHLSKAEIIRRGLALGLDYALTSSCYDPGPGGRPCGRCDSCRIRAKGFAEAGVVDPVSV, from the coding sequence ATGAAGCGCGGCGCCGTCGTTCTGCTCAGCGGCGGACTCGACTCGTACACCGCCGGCGCGATTGCCGGCTCGGACGGCTACACGTTGTACGCGCTGACCGTGCACTACGGCCAGGTGCACGCACATGAGATCGAGTGCGCCCGCCGGGCAGCGGCGGCGCTGGGCGCGGTGCGCCATCTGGAGCTCGACGTGCCGCTGTCGCGGATCGGCGGATCCGCGCTGGTCGGGGACGGCGTCGTTCCGAAGGATCGCCCGCTCGAGGCGGCAGGCATTCCCTCGACGTACGTCCCGGCGCGCAACACGGTGCTGCTGTCGCTGGCCATGGCGTGGGCCGAGGTCGCCGGCGCCGAGGCCATCGTCATCGGCGTCAACGCGCTGGACTACTCCGGCTATCCGGACTGCCGTCCCGAGTATCTCGAGGCGTTCGAACGGCTCGCCGCGCTGGCGACGAAGGCGGGGGCCGAAGGACGTCCGCTTCGCATTCTCGCGCCGCTGCTGCACCTGTCGAAGGCGGAGATCATCCGGCGCGGCCTTGCGCTCGGCCTCGACTACGCGCTGACGTCGAGCTGCTACGATCCCGGCCCGGGCGGCCGCCCGTGCGGCCGCTGCGACAGCTGCCGGATCAGGGCGAAGGGCTTCGCCGAGGCGGGCGTGGTGGATCCCGTGTCGGTTTAA
- a CDS encoding GDYXXLXY domain-containing protein: MTPLVKGLVVAALHVALTASLGAKLLIDRAMRPRVWVQVVPVDPDDPLRGRYVRLRVKDGDEQLAFFIPEHIPDPSIREPGEELWAEVTLPRKGPPRPIRLAVKKDGVLTPLR, translated from the coding sequence ATGACGCCGCTGGTCAAAGGACTCGTCGTCGCTGCGCTGCACGTCGCGCTCACCGCCAGCCTTGGCGCCAAGCTGTTGATCGACCGCGCCATGCGGCCGCGCGTGTGGGTTCAGGTGGTCCCGGTCGATCCCGACGATCCGCTGCGCGGGCGCTACGTGCGGCTCCGCGTCAAGGACGGCGACGAACAGCTGGCGTTCTTCATTCCGGAGCACATTCCCGACCCCTCGATCCGCGAACCGGGCGAAGAGCTGTGGGCGGAAGTGACGCTGCCGCGAAAGGGTCCGCCGCGGCCGATCCGGCTCGCGGTGAAGAAGGACGGTGTGCTGACCCCTCTCAGATAG
- a CDS encoding DUF72 domain-containing protein: protein MAREGRIRVGTSGWSYPSGEGTWKGVFYPEKKPKEFNELTFYAEHFDTVEVNSTFYRIPAVKTAEEWAKRTPKDFEFSLKLFQKFTHPEMFLKATGRDPADVDRKDVDEFRAVLDPLAGAGKLGALLAQFPASFKNEPGSRDYLAWLLHAFREYDVAVELRHRSFSDDPGETMDLLAEYGAALVQIDEPKFKTSIRQDRRANVKTFFYLRLHGRNAAQWWTHDKSEDRYNYLYSEAELEPFVDAAEEAVEKVKKAYLYANNHFSAKSVANAATIKNKLGQPLDGEYPETFVRRYPDLKGLVKILPATPSPKLV from the coding sequence ATGGCGCGTGAGGGGCGCATCCGGGTCGGCACGTCCGGCTGGAGCTACCCGTCGGGCGAAGGCACCTGGAAGGGTGTCTTCTATCCCGAGAAGAAGCCGAAGGAGTTCAACGAGCTGACGTTCTACGCGGAGCACTTCGACACGGTCGAGGTGAACTCGACCTTCTACCGCATCCCGGCGGTCAAGACGGCTGAAGAATGGGCGAAGCGCACGCCGAAGGACTTCGAGTTCTCGCTCAAGCTGTTTCAGAAGTTCACCCATCCCGAGATGTTCCTGAAGGCGACCGGCAGGGATCCGGCGGACGTCGATCGCAAGGACGTCGACGAGTTCCGCGCCGTGCTCGACCCGCTGGCGGGCGCCGGGAAGCTGGGCGCGCTGCTCGCGCAGTTCCCCGCCAGCTTCAAGAACGAACCGGGCTCGCGCGATTATCTCGCCTGGCTGCTGCACGCGTTCCGCGAATACGACGTCGCGGTCGAGCTGCGCCATCGGAGCTTCAGCGACGACCCTGGCGAGACGATGGATCTGCTCGCCGAGTACGGCGCGGCGCTGGTGCAGATCGACGAGCCCAAGTTCAAGACCTCGATCCGCCAGGACCGGCGCGCCAACGTCAAGACGTTCTTCTACCTGCGGCTCCACGGCCGCAATGCGGCGCAGTGGTGGACGCACGACAAGTCGGAGGACCGCTACAACTATCTCTACTCGGAAGCGGAGCTGGAACCGTTCGTCGACGCGGCGGAAGAGGCGGTCGAGAAGGTGAAGAAGGCGTATCTCTACGCCAACAACCATTTCTCGGCGAAATCGGTCGCCAACGCCGCGACGATCAAGAACAAGCTCGGGCAGCCGCTCGACGGCGAGTACCCCGAGACGTTCGTGCGGCGCTACCCGGACCTGAAGGGACTGGTGAAGATCCTGCCGGCTACTCCTTCACCGAAGCTCGTTTGA
- the dacB gene encoding D-alanyl-D-alanine carboxypeptidase/D-alanyl-D-alanine-endopeptidase encodes MRAVRAVCLSAVLLAGCAHASPGTHVRINPGAERTLAADLDRVFDAPLTRNALWGVHVKSLDTGRVLYSRNAATLMMPASNMKILTLAAAAETLGWDYRFKTTLETTGSIEGGVLKGDLIVRGTGDPTINSRNRRAAAVFDEWASALRGAGVRQIDGGIVGDASAFDDRRLGQGWAWDYLEAGYAAPVGALEYNENIAAVSIRAGAKPGDPAEMQLPPGTGLGLLYRVVTGDPGSRTNITLERRTYDNYLEVSGSIPADAGPVSRDVAVVTPTKYFAHSVLLALMERGIPVRGLPVDLRERPPDVVPQPRRVLHESLSPPLREIATTMMKVSQNLYAETLLKAVGAARGETGSAAAGRRAAADVFTAWGIADSAYVQADGSGLSRYDYVTAAAIVTLLERLHTDPEHRDPFLATLPIAGKDGTMSTRMRATRAEANAVAKTGSISNVRALSGYVRTRDGELLAFSILANNFTAPAATINWMTDLAVETLANHTVR; translated from the coding sequence ATGCGCGCAGTCCGTGCGGTCTGTCTGAGCGCCGTCCTTCTCGCCGGCTGCGCTCACGCCTCGCCCGGCACGCACGTCAGGATCAACCCGGGCGCCGAACGCACGCTTGCCGCGGACCTCGACCGCGTCTTCGACGCGCCGCTCACCCGCAACGCGCTCTGGGGCGTCCACGTCAAATCGCTCGACACCGGCCGGGTGTTGTACTCGCGCAACGCCGCGACGCTGATGATGCCGGCGTCGAACATGAAGATCCTCACCCTCGCGGCGGCGGCGGAAACGCTCGGGTGGGATTACCGCTTCAAGACCACGCTCGAAACGACCGGGTCGATTGAGGGCGGCGTGCTGAAGGGGGACCTGATCGTCCGCGGCACCGGCGACCCGACGATCAACAGCCGCAACCGCCGCGCCGCCGCGGTGTTCGACGAGTGGGCGTCCGCCCTGCGCGGCGCAGGGGTCAGGCAAATCGACGGCGGCATCGTCGGCGACGCGTCCGCGTTCGACGATCGCCGGCTCGGCCAGGGTTGGGCGTGGGACTATCTCGAGGCCGGCTACGCGGCGCCGGTGGGGGCGCTCGAATACAACGAGAACATCGCCGCGGTCTCGATCCGGGCCGGCGCGAAGCCGGGGGATCCCGCCGAAATGCAGCTGCCGCCGGGCACCGGCCTTGGCCTGCTCTATCGCGTGGTCACCGGCGACCCGGGGTCGCGGACGAACATCACCCTCGAGCGGCGAACCTACGACAACTACCTCGAGGTCAGCGGTTCGATCCCCGCCGATGCGGGGCCGGTCTCGCGCGATGTCGCGGTCGTCACGCCGACGAAGTACTTCGCGCACTCGGTACTGCTCGCCCTCATGGAGCGCGGCATACCGGTCCGCGGGCTGCCGGTCGATCTCAGGGAGCGGCCGCCGGACGTGGTCCCGCAGCCGCGCCGCGTGCTGCACGAGTCGCTCTCGCCGCCGCTGCGCGAGATCGCGACCACGATGATGAAAGTCAGTCAGAACCTCTACGCCGAGACGCTGCTGAAGGCGGTGGGCGCAGCACGAGGCGAGACGGGCAGCGCCGCCGCGGGCCGGCGGGCCGCGGCGGACGTGTTCACCGCGTGGGGCATCGCAGACAGCGCATACGTGCAGGCGGACGGATCCGGTTTGTCGCGCTACGACTACGTCACCGCGGCGGCGATCGTCACGCTTCTCGAGCGGCTCCACACCGACCCGGAACACCGCGACCCGTTCCTGGCGACGCTGCCGATCGCCGGCAAGGACGGCACGATGTCCACCCGTATGCGCGCCACGCGGGCGGAAGCCAACGCGGTCGCCAAGACGGGATCGATCTCCAACGTCCGCGCCCTGTCCGGCTATGTCCGAACCCGCGACGGTGAGCTCCTGGCGTTCTCGATTCTCGCCAACAACTTCACCGCACCGGCCGCCACGATCAATTGGATGACCGACCTGGCGGTGGAAACGCTCGCGAACCACACGGTTCGCTGA
- a CDS encoding Gldg family protein — protein MLKRILGLLGWLGVALVFAAVAIRFLKPEYQQYYNGLAIAGLVCTLLYILSQWREIGQSFSGRQARYGSLAAASVLVVLGILVAINYLSNKYNKRWDLTAARQFSLSDQSRKVLQDLKEPVRIRVFARSQEFERFRDRLDEYTYHSKQVNVEYIDPEKRPALAQADGITQLGTVVFEYAGRKEKVTSDSEQELTNGLIKVIQGRQPKVYFTQGHGEKDTVSAERSGYNSIGGALTSDNFVVEKLVLAQATEVPADADVVVIAGPRTDFLAPEIDLLKAYLARGGKLFVMLDPVLKPDSPQPAQLQALLKDWGIDSPNDIVLDVSGMGRLIGTDESVPVAASYPAHAITQEFSLLTAYPLARSIAPIEGGANGRTAQKLIETGPRSWAETDLKSLSGGQPAKMDGSDKPGPVSLGVAVTGPATNAPAPKEPPKPGETPKQVEARIVAIGDSDFASNAALGVQGNRDLFLNAVNWLAQQENLISIRAKDPEDRRITLTADQERLIFYLTVLIVPGLVILAGVQTWWRRR, from the coding sequence ATGTTGAAGCGCATCCTCGGCCTGCTCGGCTGGCTCGGCGTCGCCCTCGTCTTCGCCGCCGTCGCGATCCGTTTCCTCAAGCCGGAATACCAGCAGTACTACAACGGCCTGGCGATCGCCGGCCTGGTCTGCACGCTGCTGTACATCCTCAGTCAGTGGCGCGAGATCGGCCAGTCGTTCTCCGGACGACAGGCGCGCTACGGGTCGCTTGCGGCGGCCAGCGTGCTGGTGGTGCTCGGCATCCTGGTCGCCATCAATTACCTGAGCAACAAGTACAACAAGCGCTGGGATCTCACCGCGGCGCGACAGTTCTCGCTCTCGGACCAGAGCAGGAAGGTGCTGCAGGACCTGAAGGAGCCGGTGCGCATTCGCGTGTTCGCGCGCAGCCAGGAGTTCGAGCGGTTCCGCGACCGGCTGGACGAGTACACCTACCATTCCAAGCAGGTCAACGTCGAGTACATCGACCCGGAGAAGCGCCCCGCGCTGGCCCAGGCCGACGGCATCACGCAGCTGGGCACGGTCGTGTTCGAGTACGCCGGACGGAAGGAGAAGGTGACGTCCGACAGCGAACAGGAGCTGACGAACGGACTGATCAAAGTGATCCAGGGGCGGCAGCCGAAGGTGTACTTCACGCAGGGGCACGGCGAGAAGGACACGGTGAGCGCCGAGCGCAGCGGCTACAACAGCATCGGCGGCGCCCTCACCTCGGACAACTTCGTGGTCGAAAAGCTCGTGCTGGCGCAGGCCACCGAGGTGCCGGCGGACGCGGACGTGGTGGTCATTGCCGGCCCGCGCACCGACTTCCTCGCCCCGGAAATCGATCTGCTGAAGGCCTACCTCGCGCGCGGCGGCAAGCTGTTCGTGATGCTCGATCCGGTGCTCAAACCGGATTCCCCGCAGCCGGCGCAGCTGCAGGCGCTGCTCAAGGACTGGGGCATCGATTCGCCGAACGACATCGTGCTCGACGTCAGCGGCATGGGGCGCCTGATCGGCACCGACGAATCCGTGCCGGTGGCGGCGAGCTATCCCGCGCACGCGATCACGCAGGAGTTCAGCCTGCTCACCGCGTATCCGCTGGCGCGATCGATCGCGCCGATCGAGGGAGGCGCGAACGGCCGCACCGCGCAGAAGCTGATCGAAACCGGGCCGCGCAGCTGGGCGGAGACCGACCTCAAGAGCCTGAGCGGCGGGCAGCCCGCCAAGATGGACGGCAGCGACAAGCCGGGGCCGGTCTCGCTCGGTGTCGCGGTCACCGGACCGGCGACGAACGCGCCGGCACCGAAGGAGCCGCCGAAACCGGGGGAAACGCCCAAGCAGGTCGAGGCGCGGATCGTCGCGATCGGCGACTCCGATTTCGCCAGCAACGCGGCGCTCGGAGTCCAGGGCAACCGCGACCTGTTCCTCAACGCGGTCAACTGGCTGGCGCAGCAGGAGAACCTCATCTCGATCCGCGCCAAGGATCCGGAGGACCGCCGCATCACGCTCACCGCCGATCAGGAGCGGCTGATCTTCTATCTCACCGTGCTGATCGTGCCCGGCCTGGTCATCCTCGCCGGCGTGCAGACCTGGTGGCGGAGGCGCTAG
- a CDS encoding HEAT repeat domain-containing protein, giving the protein MTRFIALFVALVAGVAAAVWYYRAPANGVPAPIVRNDDRWIEALQSRSPKDVEEATAQLEERGTAALPVIRQTLQDPAAEPARKQAALKATAILGARAADALPDVAAVLQEPEFAPEAALALSFMGSPAVPALQEAVNASNEIVRREALRALGKLRERASIDPKIVVPLLLRAVDDPDPAVRNVAVTYLGIVRDDPAAEVNGLIKALADESPEVRQAAAAALAEYGALAERAIPALKKAASDPDEDVRREAGRTLVHLAEIKNR; this is encoded by the coding sequence GTGACGCGGTTCATTGCGCTGTTCGTCGCGCTGGTCGCCGGGGTGGCGGCCGCGGTGTGGTATTACCGCGCGCCGGCGAACGGCGTTCCCGCGCCCATCGTGCGCAACGACGATCGCTGGATCGAGGCGCTGCAGAGCCGCTCGCCGAAGGACGTCGAGGAAGCGACGGCGCAACTGGAAGAGCGCGGCACCGCGGCGCTGCCGGTGATCCGCCAGACGCTTCAGGATCCGGCGGCGGAGCCGGCCAGGAAGCAGGCGGCGCTGAAGGCGACGGCGATTCTCGGCGCCCGCGCCGCCGACGCGCTGCCGGATGTCGCGGCGGTCCTGCAGGAGCCGGAGTTCGCGCCGGAAGCCGCGCTCGCGCTCAGCTTCATGGGGTCTCCCGCCGTTCCCGCGCTGCAGGAGGCCGTCAACGCCAGCAACGAAATCGTCCGGCGCGAGGCGCTGCGCGCCCTCGGCAAGCTGCGCGAGCGCGCGTCGATCGATCCGAAGATCGTGGTGCCGCTGCTGCTCCGCGCCGTCGACGACCCGGACCCCGCCGTCCGCAACGTCGCCGTCACCTACCTTGGCATCGTCCGCGACGATCCCGCCGCGGAAGTGAACGGACTGATCAAGGCGCTCGCGGACGAAAGCCCCGAAGTCCGTCAGGCTGCGGCCGCCGCCCTCGCCGAGTACGGGGCGCTCGCCGAGCGGGCCATCCCCGCCTTGAAGAAGGCGGCAAGCGATCCCGACGAAGACGTCAGACGGGAGGCCGGACGCACGCTGGTTCACCTCGCCGAGATCAAAAATCGCTGA